The Streptomyces sp. NBC_00236 DNA window TCGCCGTCCGTCTCCGCCTCGGCCGGCGGGTCGAGGGCGCGCATGGCGGCCCAGACGTCGTCCATGCTCATCGTGGCGAGCGCGTCACCGAGGATCTTCAGCTTGACCTGCTGGGCCTCGATGACCTCGGCGGGCCCGGAGGACATCAGGGTGAGCGAGCGGAACGGCGCGGGGTCCAGCAGTGCGGCAGCGCGCGCGATCTGCCCGCCGAGTGAGTGGCCGAGCAGGTCGACCGCTCCGTCGCCGAGGCCGAGCGCGGCCGTCTGCGCGCCTACGTCCTGTGCCAACTCACCCTGGTCATAGGCCTCCTGACGGTCCGTCCCGTCCGTCTCGTACTGGCCGCGCCCGTCGACCGTGACGGCGCGGTAGCCGGCGTCGGCGAGCGGTTGCAGCAGCGCGATGAAGTCCTCCTTGCTGCCGGTGAACCCGGGCAGGAGGAGGACGGTGCCCCGCGGTCGCGTACGCGGCACCGCGTCCAGGACGGCGAAGTCCCCGCGCCCCGTGTGCAGGGTGCGGGGGCGGGCGCAGGGCGGCGGGACGAAGGTGGGTGGCCTGCTCATGGGACGAGGTTACGGCGGCGGGCGGGGTCCGTCATGCGGTGGAACGCCGGACGGGCCCGAGGAAACCCTCGGGCCCGTCCGGGCGGTCGTTCGATGCCGTGCTCAGCCCTCGGACTTGGCGGCAGCCGTCCGGGGTGCCCGGCGACGGCGCGGCTTGGCCTCGCCCTCGGCGGCCGGTGCCTGAGCCACGGTCTCCGTCTTCGGCTTCGCGGCCGCAC harbors:
- a CDS encoding alpha/beta fold hydrolase, which encodes MSRPPTFVPPPCARPRTLHTGRGDFAVLDAVPRTRPRGTVLLLPGFTGSKEDFIALLQPLADAGYRAVTVDGRGQYETDGTDRQEAYDQGELAQDVGAQTAALGLGDGAVDLLGHSLGGQIARAAALLDPAPFRSLTLMSSGPAEVIEAQQVKLKILGDALATMSMDDVWAAMRALDPPAEAETDGEDMRQRWLRHRPAQLIATGRQLATEPDRVAELAATGLPVHVISGERDDVWPVPLLDAMAVRLGARRTRIEGAEHSPNTDRPEPTAAALVSFWDSL